Part of the Burkholderia humptydooensis genome, ACACCGCGCCGATGTCGTCAGGGAACTCGTCGGCGATGAACTTGAAGACCGATGCCTTGCCGACCGCCATCGCGATGCCGACCGTGAACAGCAGCGCGGTGAACGCGACGGGCGTGAGCGACAGATGGAAGCCGAGCGGGCCGTGTGCGGCGCGGATCGTGAAATCGGTCGGCGGATAGCTGAGCAGGAAGAACATCACCCAGCAGATCCACATCACCCACCACGTCGTGCGATACGCGCCGTAGCGGTCGGAGAGCCACCCGCCGATCGCGCGCAGCACGCCGCCCGGCAGCGAGAAGCACGCGGCGAGGAACGCGGCCGACTGGATGCCGAAGCCGTATTCGCCGACGTAGTACTGCGTGAGCCACAGCGACAGCCCGACGTAGCCGCCGAACACGACCGAGTAGTACTGCGAGTAGCGCCACACGCGCGGGTCCTTCAGCACGCGCAGTTGCGCGCGCAGCGACGTCGCGTTCGTCGAGCGGTGCGCGGGATCGGTTGCGGAGAACAGCCAGAAGAGGAGCGCCATCGCGAGCATCGCGATCGCGTAGACGCGCGGCACGATGGTCCACGTGCCCGCCGCGGCGATCAGCGCGGGCGCGACGAACTTGTTGACGGCGGCGCCCGAGTTGCCGGCGCCGAACACGCCCATCGCGAGCCCCTGGCGCGCTTTCGGAAACCAGCGCGCGACGTAGGGCGTGCCGACCGAGAACGAGCCGCCCGCGAGCCCGACGAACAGGCCGAGCACGAGGAATTGCCAGAGCTCGGTGGCGTACGCGATCAGCCAGATCGGCGCGACGGTGACGAGCATCAGGATGAAGAACACGATGCGCCCGCCGTAGCGGTCGGTCCAGATGCCGAGCGGCACGCGGATCAGCGAGCCGGTGAGCACGGGCATCGCGGCGATGAGGCCGAATTCGGTGTCGTTCAGGCCGAGCGTTTTCTTGAGCGGAATGCCGAGGATCGCGAACATCATCCAGACGGCGAAGCACAGCGTGAACGCGATCGTGCTCGACGCGAGCACGGGCATCGCGCGCTTGTCGAGCGATGCGGGAGGAGCGGAGGTTGAAGCCATGACGATTCTCTCGAGACGAGGAGGAGCGTCTCAAGAGTAGGGGCGGGCGATGCCCTTGCCTATTCGCCGGAGGAACGGGCGCGGTTGCGTCGCTGGGTCGACCGGACTAGTTCGATCGGCGGGGGCGCGGCTGCGTGTGTGACGAAAATTCGAAATAAGATTTGACGCATCCACTTAAAACCCATATACTTTTATTTCTTTGACGCGGGGTGGAGCAGTCTGGCAGCTCGTCGGGCTCATAACCCGAAGGTCGTAGGTTCAAATCCTACCCCCGCAACCAAATTCGGCGATGTCCACGCGCAAATGACCGATGCGCGAATCGCCCAGGCGGAAACCCGGCTCTTGAGCCGGGTTTTTGTCTTTCTGCGTTCTGCATTTCGTTTCCCGCTTCTTTCCGATTTCAATGGGCAGCGCGGCGTCGCACCGAGCAGTTGAAACGTGAACTGTGTTTTTGTACAGTATCGGCACCTTGGACAAGCCGACGCCTTCCTTCGATCCGTCTCCGCCGCCTTCGGGTGACGCGGCGCCCCTCGCGCGCAAGATCATCCATTGCGACTGCGACTGCTTCTACGCATCGGTCGAGATGCGCGACGATCCGTCGCTGCGCGGCCGTCCGCTCGCGGTCGGCGGCCGCCCCGACCAGCGCGGCGTGATCGCGACCTGCAACTACGACGCGCGCCGTTACGGCGTGCATTCGGCGATGTCGTCGGCGCTCGCGATGCGCAAGTGTCCGGATCTGCTGATCCTGCCGCCCGCGATGGACAAGTACCGCGCGGCGTCGCGGCTCATCATGGCGATTTATCGCGATTACACGCCCGACGTCGAGCCGCTGTCGCTCGACGAGGCGTATCTCGACGTGAGCCGCGCGACGCGTTGCCAGGGCAGCGGCACGCTGATCGCGCGCGAGATTCGCGAGCGCGTGCGCGACACGGTCGGCGTCACGGTGTCGGCGGGCGTCGCGCCGAACAAGTTCATCGCGAAGATCGCATCCGACTGGAACAAGCCAGACGGCCTGTTCGTCGTGCGGCCGCACGAAGTCGACGCGTTCGTCGCCGCGCTGCCCGTGCGCAAGCTGCACGGCGTCGGCCAGGTGACGGCGGTGCGCCTCGACAAGCTCGGCATTCGCACCTGCGCGCAATTGCGCGGCTGGTCGCTGTTCGATCTGCATCGCGAATTCGGCGCGTTCGGCCGACGGCTTTACGAACTCGCGCGCGGCATCGACGAGCGGCCGGTGCGCGCGGACCAGGAGCGCAAGTCGGTGAGCGTCGAGACGACCTACGTGCAGGACCTCGCGACGCTCGACGAATGCGCGGCCGAGATCCGTCGATTGACCGGGCTGCTCGATGCGCGGATCGAGCGGGCGGGGGCCGCGCGCTCGATCAGGAAGCTGTACGTGAAGATCCGCTTCGCGGATTTTCAGCGCACGACAGTCGAATGCGTCGCCGACGCGACCGACGCCGAGACCGCGGTCGCGCTGCTCGCGAAAGGGCTCGCGCGCCGCAAGCAGGCGGTGCGGCTGTTGGGCGTCGGCGTGCGGATCGACGAGGACACGGCCGAGCGGCACGGACAGATCGCGCTCTTCGACGACGACGTGAGCGACGGCGACGACGCGTCGCCCGGCGCGTGAGCGAACGCGCGGCGCGGCTCGCTGCTTCGACGGGGCGATAAAAAAACGGCAACCCGTCGGTACGGGCTGCCGTTCGTCGATATTGCGGATCGGCCGCGCGCCCGACCCGGGCGCGCGATGCCGAACGCGTCACGCGCGCGGCTGCGCGGCGTCGGCCATCCCGCTGTGGCGCAGCAGCGCGTCGATGTTCGGCTCGCGGCCGCGGAACGCCTTGAACGAGTCCATCGCCGGGCGGCTGCCGCCGACTTCGAGAATCTCGCGCCGATAGCGCGCGCCCGTCGTCGCATCGAGCACGCTGCCCGCCGATCCGGCCGCTTCCTCGAACGCCGCATAGGCGTCGGCGGACAGCACTTCGGCCCACTTGTAGCTGTAGTAGCCGGCCGCATAGCCGCCCGCGAAGATGTGGCTGAACGTGTTCGGCCAGCGCGAGAACGGCGCTTGCGGAATCACGTGGAAGCGCTCGTTGATCTCGCGCGCGAAGTCGTTGACGCTCGTCTTGCTGGACGCCGGATCGAAGTCGACGTGCAGCAGCATGTCGAACATCGAGAACACGATCTGGCGCAGCGTGCCGAGGCCGCTCTGGAAATTCTTCGCGGCGAGCATCTTGTCGAAGAGCCCGCGCGGCAGCGCGTCGCCCGTGTCGACGTGCGACGACATCGACTTCAGCACGTCCCACTCCCAACAGAAGTTCTCCATGAACTGCGACGGCAGCTCGACCGCGTCCCATTCGACGCCGTTGATGCCGGACACGCCGATCTCGTCGACGCGCGTGAGCATGTGATGCAGCCCGTGGCCGAACTCGTGAAACAGCGTGATCACCTCGTCGTGCGTGAAGCACGCGGGCTTGCCGCCGATCGGCGCGGAGAAGTTGCAGGTCAGGTACGCGACGGGCGTCTGCACGCGGCCGTCGCCGCGCTTCGCGCGCGAGCGCGCGTCGTCCATCCACGCGCCGCCGCGCTTGCCTTCGCGTGCGTACAGGTCGAGATAGAACTGCGCGACGAGCGAGCCGTCGCGGTTCTCGACGCGGAAGAAGCGCACGTCCTCGTGCCAGACGGGCGCGTCGTCGCGCGCGATCCGCACGCCGAACAGCGTCTCGGCGACCGTGAAGAGGCCCTTCAGCACCGCGGGCTCGGGGAAGTACTGCTTCACCTCGTTCTCGGAGAACGCGTAGCGCCGCTCGCGCAGCTTCTCGGCCGCGTACGCGACGTCCCACGGCTCGAGCGCAGCGAGGCCGAGCTCGCCCGACGCGAACGCGCGCAGCTCGTCCCAGTCCTTCTCCGCGAACGGGCGCGCGCGCTTCGCGAGATCCTCGAGGAACGCGATCACCTGCTGCGGCGATTCCGCCATCTTCGGCGCGAGCGACACTTCGGCGAAGTCGTGATAGCCGAGCATCGTCGCCTCTTCGCGGCGCAGCGAGAGTTGATCCGCGACGATCGTCGTGTTGTCCCAGTCGGCCTTGCCGTCGCCGTACTGCGGGCCGAGCTCGGATGCGCGCGTCACGTAGGCGCGGTACATCGCCTCGCGCATCGCGCGGTTCTGCGCGTATTGCAGCACCGGGAAATACGACGGGAAGTGCAGCGTGAACTTCCAGCCGGCCTTGTCTTCCTTTTGCGCGGCCTCGCGCGCGGCCGCGATCGCATCGTCGGGCAGGCCGGCCAGCTCGTCCTCGCTCTGCGCGTAGTACGCGTAGCCGTTCGTCGCGTCGAGCACGTGATCGGAGAATGATTTCGACAGCGCCGCCTGTTGCTCCTGCAACTCGGTGAAGCGCGGCTTGCGCTCCTCGGGCAGCTCGGCGCCCGACAGGCGGAAGTCGCGCAGCGCGTTGTCGAGGATTTTCTTGCGCTCGGCGGACAGCGTCGCGTATTCGGCGCTCGCGGCGATCGCCTTGTACTTCTCGTAGAGCGCGAGATTCTGGCCGACGCTCGACCAGAACTCGGTCACGCGCGGCAGGTTCTCGCCGTAGACGGCGCGCAGCTCGGGCGTGTCGGCGACCGCGTTCAGGTGGCCGACGACGCCCCATGCGCGGCCGAGCGGCTCGGTCGCATGCTCGATGGTCTCGACGACGGCGGCCCAGGTCGCGGGCGTCTCGGGCCGCGCGGCTTGCTCGACGGCGTCGTTTGCATTCGCGAGCAGCGTGTCGAGCGCGGGCGTCACGTGCTCGGGGCGAATTTCGCCGAAGCGGGGCAGGCCTGAGAAATCGAGAAGAGGGTTGGCGTTTGCGCTGACGGACATAGTGCTCCCTGGCGGTTTCGGTTTCGGGTTGGGGGAAGACGGCGGCGCACGGCGCCGGCCGTCGCGTCATGTCGACATTATTGGGGCGCATCGCGCGCTTTCCAATCGTTAGTTTCCAACGAAGCGATTGGGGCGGGAACGCGGGGCGGCGATGGCGGCCCGCTGCGCGCATACGCAGGCGTATGCATGCGGCGGGCGATAGGGGAGGGCGGGGAGGGCGTTTCCGGACCGTGAGCGTCCGGTTTTCCGCACGACGCTGCGAGGAGGCGCGCGGCAGCATGGCGGCCGACGCGGGCGGCCATCGCCTCCCGGAGCCGGCCGGCTCGCCGCCGCCGCAAGCGTTGGCGAACCCGCCGTCAGGCTGCGGCCGCGGCGCGCTCGGCGGCTTCGATCGTGTTGATGAGCAGCATCGTGATTGTCATCGGGCCGACACCGCCGGGCACGGGCGTGATGTGGCCCGCGACCTGCGAGACGCCTGCGAAGTCGACGTCGCCGCACAGCTTGCCTTCGTCGTTGCGGTTCATCCCGACGTCGATCACGGTCGCGCCCGGCTTCACCATGTCGGCCGTCAGCACGTTGCGCTTGCCGACCGCCGCGACGACGATGTCGGCTTGGCGCGTGTGCGCGGCGAGCTCGCGCGTCTTGCTGTGGCAGATCGTGACGGTCGCGCCCGCTTCGAGGAGCAGCAGCGCCATCGGCTTGCCGACGATGTTCGAGCGGCCGATCACGACCGCGTTCGCGCCCTGCAGCGGGATCTTGTATGCGTCGAACATCTTCATCACGCCGTACGGCGTGCACGGGCGAAAGAGCGGCTTGCCCGTCAGCAACGCGCCGGCGTTCGCGACGTGAAAGCCGTCGACGTCCTTCTCCGGCGCGATCGCCTCGATCACCTTGTGGCTGTCGATGTGCGCGGGCAGCGGCAACTGCACGAGGATGCCGTGGATTTTCGGATCGCGGTTCAGTTCGTCGATGCGCGCGAGCAGCTCGGGCTCGGAGAGCGTCGCCGGATAGCGGTCCTTCAGCGAGAAGAAGCCGTTGTCCTCGCACGCCTTGATCTTGTTGCGCACGTAGACTTCGCTCGCCGGGTTGTCGCCGACGAGGATCACCGCGAGGCCCGGGCGGTGGCCGCGCGCGGCTAGCGCGGCGGCGCGCTCGGCTGCTTGCGCGCGCAGGGTCTTCGAAAGGGCGTTGCCGTCGATCAGGGTGGCTGTCATGGTGGGAATTCGCTTGGGCGAGGTTGGATATGCGGGCGTGCGGCGCCGGGTTGCGCTGCAGCGAAGCATCGAATTATACCGCCCGCCTGTCGTCAGCCGACACCGACCAGGTCGATTCGCGCCATGCGCCGCGTGAGGCGCGGGAGAAAAACGGGGACGGCATGTGCCGGAGAGCGGGGATGCGCGCGGGCATGCAGGCGGACGACGGGACGGCGGGAACCGGAAACATCGCGCGCGCCGTCGCGCCGCAAAAAGAGCCGCTCGCCCGGCGCGCACCGGGCGGGAGAGGGGGCGTGGCGCCGCGCGTTACGCCTGTTTCTTCGACAGCGCGAGCCGCAGCAGATCGGCGACCGTGTTGACGTTGAGCTTTTCCATGATGTTCGCGCGGTGCGCCTCGACCGTCTTGATGCTGATTCCGAGGTCGTCGGCGATCTGCTTGTTCAGGCGGCCGGCGATGATCCGCTCGAGCACCTGCTGCTCGCGAGCCGTCAGCTTCGACAGGCGCTCGCTCGCCGCGCGCTGCTCCTGGACGCTCTTGCTCTCGCTGCGCGCCTTGTCGAGCATCCGCTCGACGAGCTTGCGCAGCTCGGCTTCGTCGAACGGCTTCTCGATGAAGTCCATCGCGCCTTTCTTCATCGTCGACACGGCCATCGGCACGTCGCCGTGGCCCGTCACGAAGATGATGGGGAGCGCCGCGTTCTCGGCGATCAGGCGCTCCTGCAGCTCGAGGCCGCTCATCCCGGACATCCGCACGTCGAGGATCAGGCACGCGATCTGTCCCGCCTGCTGCGCGGGCTGGTAGGCGTCGAGGAACTGCTCGGCGCTCGAGAAGCATTGCACGC contains:
- the fixJ gene encoding oxygen response regulator transcription factor FixJ, which translates into the protein MNSPVTTSQETVFVVDDDEAVRDSLRWLLEANGYRVQCFSSAEQFLDAYQPAQQAGQIACLILDVRMSGMSGLELQERLIAENAALPIIFVTGHGDVPMAVSTMKKGAMDFIEKPFDEAELRKLVERMLDKARSESKSVQEQRAASERLSKLTAREQQVLERIIAGRLNKQIADDLGISIKTVEAHRANIMEKLNVNTVADLLRLALSKKQA
- the folD gene encoding bifunctional methylenetetrahydrofolate dehydrogenase/methenyltetrahydrofolate cyclohydrolase FolD; the encoded protein is MTATLIDGNALSKTLRAQAAERAAALAARGHRPGLAVILVGDNPASEVYVRNKIKACEDNGFFSLKDRYPATLSEPELLARIDELNRDPKIHGILVQLPLPAHIDSHKVIEAIAPEKDVDGFHVANAGALLTGKPLFRPCTPYGVMKMFDAYKIPLQGANAVVIGRSNIVGKPMALLLLEAGATVTICHSKTRELAAHTRQADIVVAAVGKRNVLTADMVKPGATVIDVGMNRNDEGKLCGDVDFAGVSQVAGHITPVPGGVGPMTITMLLINTIEAAERAAAAA
- a CDS encoding MFS transporter gives rise to the protein MASTSAPPASLDKRAMPVLASSTIAFTLCFAVWMMFAILGIPLKKTLGLNDTEFGLIAAMPVLTGSLIRVPLGIWTDRYGGRIVFFILMLVTVAPIWLIAYATELWQFLVLGLFVGLAGGSFSVGTPYVARWFPKARQGLAMGVFGAGNSGAAVNKFVAPALIAAAGTWTIVPRVYAIAMLAMALLFWLFSATDPAHRSTNATSLRAQLRVLKDPRVWRYSQYYSVVFGGYVGLSLWLTQYYVGEYGFGIQSAAFLAACFSLPGGVLRAIGGWLSDRYGAYRTTWWVMWICWVMFFLLSYPPTDFTIRAAHGPLGFHLSLTPVAFTALLFTVGIAMAVGKASVFKFIADEFPDDIGAVSGIVGLAGGLAGFALPILFGALVDLTGVRSTCFMLLYGAVSVSLVWMYFSFRAERAAQDQRVLAARCA
- the dinB gene encoding DNA polymerase IV, with translation MDKPTPSFDPSPPPSGDAAPLARKIIHCDCDCFYASVEMRDDPSLRGRPLAVGGRPDQRGVIATCNYDARRYGVHSAMSSALAMRKCPDLLILPPAMDKYRAASRLIMAIYRDYTPDVEPLSLDEAYLDVSRATRCQGSGTLIAREIRERVRDTVGVTVSAGVAPNKFIAKIASDWNKPDGLFVVRPHEVDAFVAALPVRKLHGVGQVTAVRLDKLGIRTCAQLRGWSLFDLHREFGAFGRRLYELARGIDERPVRADQERKSVSVETTYVQDLATLDECAAEIRRLTGLLDARIERAGAARSIRKLYVKIRFADFQRTTVECVADATDAETAVALLAKGLARRKQAVRLLGVGVRIDEDTAERHGQIALFDDDVSDGDDASPGA
- a CDS encoding M3 family metallopeptidase produces the protein MSVSANANPLLDFSGLPRFGEIRPEHVTPALDTLLANANDAVEQAARPETPATWAAVVETIEHATEPLGRAWGVVGHLNAVADTPELRAVYGENLPRVTEFWSSVGQNLALYEKYKAIAASAEYATLSAERKKILDNALRDFRLSGAELPEERKPRFTELQEQQAALSKSFSDHVLDATNGYAYYAQSEDELAGLPDDAIAAAREAAQKEDKAGWKFTLHFPSYFPVLQYAQNRAMREAMYRAYVTRASELGPQYGDGKADWDNTTIVADQLSLRREEATMLGYHDFAEVSLAPKMAESPQQVIAFLEDLAKRARPFAEKDWDELRAFASGELGLAALEPWDVAYAAEKLRERRYAFSENEVKQYFPEPAVLKGLFTVAETLFGVRIARDDAPVWHEDVRFFRVENRDGSLVAQFYLDLYAREGKRGGAWMDDARSRAKRGDGRVQTPVAYLTCNFSAPIGGKPACFTHDEVITLFHEFGHGLHHMLTRVDEIGVSGINGVEWDAVELPSQFMENFCWEWDVLKSMSSHVDTGDALPRGLFDKMLAAKNFQSGLGTLRQIVFSMFDMLLHVDFDPASSKTSVNDFAREINERFHVIPQAPFSRWPNTFSHIFAGGYAAGYYSYKWAEVLSADAYAAFEEAAGSAGSVLDATTGARYRREILEVGGSRPAMDSFKAFRGREPNIDALLRHSGMADAAQPRA